The genomic region CCTAAAACCGCTTCTGCGATCATATCAGTTACTCCGGCACCAATCATATGGCAACCTAACCATTCACCATACTTAGCATCAAAGATCACCTTAACGAAACCATCCTTCTTACCAGATGCGCTCGCTTTTCCTGAAGCTGAAAAAGGGAATTTCCCAATTTTCAATTCATAACCAGCTTCTTTTGCCTGCTTTTCAGTCATTCCAACTGAAGCAATTTCCGGAGTAGCATAAGTACATCCAGGAATGTTTCCGTAGTCAAGTGGTTCTACATCCATTCCTTTGATCTTTTCAACACAAAGAATCCCTTCCGCAGAAGCAACATGCGCCAGAGCTGGTCCGGCTACTACATCTCCAATTGCGTAAATTCCTGAAACATTTGTTTGATAAAAATCATTCACGAGAATCTTGTCCTTGTCTGTCTTGATCCCAAGATCTTCCAGGCCAATATTTTCGATATTAGTTTTAATTCCAACTGCAGAAAGTACTATGTCTGCTTCCAGAGTTTCTTCTCCTTTTTTGGTCTTTACTTTAGCTTTTACTTTATCACCAGATTTCTCAACGCTTTCTACTGAAGAATTCGTCATTACTTTGATGCCGGCTTTCTTGATGCTTCTTTCAAATTGCTTGGAAACTTCTTCATCCTCTAAAGGAACAACGTTAGGTAGATATTCCACCACCGTTACTTCTGTTCCCATAGAATTATAGAAGTGCGCGAATTCCACACCAATCGCTCCGGAGCCAACGACGATCATTTTCTTTGGCTGCTTTTT from Christiangramia sp. OXR-203 harbors:
- the lpdA gene encoding dihydrolipoyl dehydrogenase; translated protein: MTKYDIIVLGSGPGGYVTAIRASQLGFKTAIVEKESLGGVCLNWGCIPTKALLKSAEVFEYLKHAEDYGLKLENPDKDFDAVVKRSRDVANGMSKGVQFLMKKNKIDVLEGYGKLKSGKKVEVTDSKDKKTEYQADNIIIATGARSRELPNLKQDGKTVIGYREAMTLKKQPKKMIVVGSGAIGVEFAHFYNSMGTEVTVVEYLPNVVPLEDEEVSKQFERSIKKAGIKVMTNSSVESVEKSGDKVKAKVKTKKGEETLEADIVLSAVGIKTNIENIGLEDLGIKTDKDKILVNDFYQTNVSGIYAIGDVVAGPALAHVASAEGILCVEKIKGMDVEPLDYGNIPGCTYATPEIASVGMTEKQAKEAGYELKIGKFPFSASGKASASGKKDGFVKVIFDAKYGEWLGCHMIGAGVTDMIAEAVLGRKLETTGHEVLKAVHPHPTMSEAVMEAVAAAYDEVIHL